The genomic region GATGAATTAGTTGTCCGCCGGATTACCGGAAGAAGAATGTCAAAGTCTACAGGCAAGATCTATAATGTATATCCTGACTGCGCTCCAAACCCGCCTAAAGGCCATCCTGAAGAGGATCTGGTGCAGCGGGATGATGACAGGGAAGAAGTTGTCAGGGACAGATTAAAGGTTTATTATAAGAAAACTTCTCCCCTGATTGATTATTACAAAGAAAAGGGATTGCTTGTAGATATTGACGCTTCCAAAAAATTAGAAGAGATTGTTGAAGAGTCTAAGAGAGCTGTCAAAGACTAGGATAAAGAATTCTTTTTTTGTCCACATCGTATCTTTCACATGCTTCTTTAGTTATTTTTATCAAATTCAGATTAAGATCTTTAGTGGGGCTTACAAGCATTGTCCTGACTATTTTGGGAAAGTTGCCCCACTTATTCGATTCATAAAACCTAAGTACACCAACTGCATAGATTTCTTTTCCCTGGAGATTTCTGTAACCCCCAAAAAAATCATCTTTTCTGAATCCTTTTCTTTTTCTAGTTAATTCCGCTGAAAGTGAAGTAGCGGTACTTTCCAGTGAAAAAGTGAGGAAACTCATTGAAGAATAGCCTAGCACCCTTATTATGCTTCCATAATTTGTGGCTGACTTACGAAATCTTGTAGTATGGCAGACAATAATATACGGGCGCGCTAAGATTCTTCCTTTGTTGCTCTTTATAGGAGAAAAATCAAGTTCTGTAAGATTTGAATGATATTTAGGATGCTTGTCTTCTAATTCTACTAGATATGATGCGGGATAGCATCTAAGCACGGCTAAGCCAGAAGATACATTAGTTCTTCCATTAGGTAACCCGCCGTTTAACTCATGATTTTTGATCTGATTTTGCTTATTGACATAATTGGGAGTGCATGTCTTTACTATATCATCTAAGGTTATTACCGGATTTCTTATTTTAATTACTCTATTATTTTTTTTATGTTCTGCCCTATTATTTTTTAAGATGTGCCTTGCCATATTCACAATGGATTCTGTGCCTAATTCATAATTTGGGGCTATTCCTTTTGGGGACAACATAGTAGCTCCGTCTCTTTCCAAAGACTTAGTAACCTTATAACAGAATTCATTTTCTGAAAGGGTATCCCAGCCTATAAGGTTGATTTCTCTTCCTCCGCTATCCCACGAAACCATATAAGGCAAGAATATGGCTCCTTTATTGTCTAATTTTCCTGTGGCCCCTTCATCACCTACAGAAGGGATTTCGCTGGTCCTGCTTGATACCATTTTCCAGAAAGTATCATATTTGATACCGATAAGAAGCCGCATCAAAGTGTTATCAACAATATGTCTTTTACTAACCATAATTACCTCCCAGAATCTCCTTTTTACTCTAAATCAATTATATAATTTATAAAAATTTATATCCTCCATTTAATAGAAAGGAAATAGCTACAGTTGCATAGCTGCCTTTAGACAGCTTAAAATTAATCTTTATTGAATCTTTGTGCTTTTGGATTATACTTAAATCTTTTATTTCTGTAAATGCTTTTCGCGACTGGCCTTCGGAAGATATATTTGGGATTTCCCTGATAATGAAATCCCTTAACCCAATCTTTTCTTTTCTTATCAGGCTGGTTGCTATTTTTTCTATTTCCTTGTTTTTAAATTCTGTTCCGAAGCCGATTAGCGGGATTGAAATATTCTTTTCATGGTTTTGTAGATAAATGGAGAGCGTCCTGTTCCATAGATAGCTTTGGTATGAGCTAATATAAAGCGTTAAAAGCCTTTTTGGCAATATTTTTAAGGATGCGATGTAATCAGGGGACTTATTTAATATATTTTTGATTTCCTGATTATAATCGGAATTAGAAGCCACTATTAATTCAACCGCTTTTCTGTAATTTTTCTTAATTATGTTTTTTCCTATTTCCTTGTTATTTCTGGAGAATCTCTGTGGACCGAAATAATTAGGCATAAGGAGAAGCGTGGATTTTTTTTCAATTGATTCTGCCTGTTTTCTAGACAAATTCCTGACAGTTATTATGAACTCATTGCCCTGGAGCGACCCCAATGAAACAGGCCTATCTGAATAGCCTATGAAATCCAGGTTTATATCCTTTAATTCCAGGCTTTTTATCTTATTGAAATTTGTGTTTTTTATTGAAATGAACTGGTATGTTACGGCTTTCTTGTCCTTATTGCCTGCAAAACCGATATTTTTCAGCGGCATCCTGATTGAGCCTGCTATCTGCCCCACCGCCTTTAATGTCGTGTAATTTGTCTTTTTTAGCATGCAGATAAGATATTTTCCTGCATCTTTTATCCGAATAGAAGGTATTTCCCTTACAATGAAATCTTCCGGACTAGCTTTAATTTTGTACATGGATATAGATTTATGGAAATCTTTAAAAGAATAACGGGAATTCGGATATTATGCGCCTGTAGCTCAGCTTGGATATGGAAACACCAAAAAGAGCGAATGCCTCCTAAGCATAGGATATGTATATACTTACTATCCGCTTTTTAGGTCCGGAGTTCAAATCTTCGCAGGCGCGTTTTTTCTTTTTATTTGATTAAATTCAGCTGAATTTAAAATAAACTGAAATAAATGAGAATAATAAGATTTTTTTACCGGTTCATCCCCTATTCATATTCTCTTCCTTGAACTTGATTCCTTTCTGTATCCAAGAAAGAAAAATGACTGCTTCCTGCTCTGACATGCCAAATAATTTAGCAAATTCCTTTGCTGAGATTTTCTTACCATGAGATTTTGTCAGGAAATCCGCGATTTCTGCAGCTTTCTCTTTTTCCTTAAGGTTATATTTCCTGATTATCCTCTCGAACTCTTCCTTATGTTTTTTCAAATGCTCCATTTTAGAAAAAGACTTAAAAAATAATGAGGATTATTTCTCATCCTCTAATGCTGCCTGAGCTGCAACAAGCCTTGCTATTGGCACCCTAAAAGGCGAGCAGCTTACATAGTTCAGGCCTATCTCATGGCAGAATTTTATTGATGAAGGCTCGCCTCCATGTTCGCCGCATATGCCTAATTTGATGTCTTTTCTTGTTGATTTTCCTTTTTCGACAGCCATCTTGACAAGCTGTCCTACTCCCTCCTGGTCAAGAGCCTGGAAAGGGTCATTTTCGAGTATATTCTTATCCATGTATTCCTTGATAAACTTTCCTGCATCGTCTCTTGAAAATCCAAAAGTCATCTGGGTCAAGTCGTTTGTCCCGAAGCTGAAAAATTCTGCTGTTTTGGCAAGCTCATCGGCAGTCAATGCTCCCCTGGGGACTTCAATCATGGTGCCTACCTTGTATTCCAGCTTTACGGAATGTTTTTTTATGGTTGCTTTTGCTATCCTGTGGACAATCTCTGCATTGAATTCCAACTCATTGTCTATGCCTACAAGAGGAATCATGATTTCGGGAACTACTTTCTGACCCTCTTTTGTAAGCTCGCATGCTGCTGAGATTATAGCTTCTACCTGCATCTCTGCTATCTCAGGATATGTAACTACGAGCCTGCAGCCGCGATGCCCAAGCATCGGGTTAAATTCCTTTAGCTGGGATATCTTGGAATTAATCTTGTCAACGCTTATCCCCATGTTTTCTGCAATCTCTTTTATGTCTTCTTTATCTTCTGGGAGGAATTCATGCAGGGGCGGATCCAAGAGCCTTATGGTTACAGGCAGACCTTTCATTGCCTTGAAAATGGCAAGGAAATCCTCTTTCTGGTAAGGCAGTAATTTTGCCAATGCTTTTTCCCTTCCTTCCTTATCATAGGCTAATATCATCTCCCTTACTGCTTTGATCCTGTCCCCTTCAAAAAACATGTGCTCTGTCCTGCAAAGACCGATACCCTCTGCACCGAATTCGCGG from Candidatus Woesearchaeota archaeon harbors:
- the truD gene encoding tRNA pseudouridine(13) synthase TruD, which encodes MYKIKASPEDFIVREIPSIRIKDAGKYLICMLKKTNYTTLKAVGQIAGSIRMPLKNIGFAGNKDKKAVTYQFISIKNTNFNKIKSLELKDINLDFIGYSDRPVSLGSLQGNEFIITVRNLSRKQAESIEKKSTLLLMPNYFGPQRFSRNNKEIGKNIIKKNYRKAVELIVASNSDYNQEIKNILNKSPDYIASLKILPKRLLTLYISSYQSYLWNRTLSIYLQNHEKNISIPLIGFGTEFKNKEIEKIATSLIRKEKIGLRDFIIREIPNISSEGQSRKAFTEIKDLSIIQKHKDSIKINFKLSKGSYATVAISFLLNGGYKFL